In the genome of Notamacropus eugenii isolate mMacEug1 chromosome 5, mMacEug1.pri_v2, whole genome shotgun sequence, one region contains:
- the EXTL1 gene encoding exostosin-like 1: MQSRRRKHLWLILSASWVILVLFGAPRLRQLAIPPGLRPRTLTRWPRWLDQELLPSFVGPEELTQDPCPPSCSAHQWWSQRRGCLMETCFDTSKCQIQDFKVFVYPIGLTQPISEVHHKVLASIEGSRYHTANPEEACLFILPGDALGPQLLPLWNGGQNHLIFHLHPGSWPDLGFDPGQAMVARASPTPETFRFGFDVSLPLFPQNYPQKGGSPSQLAYFIPPSGEDLLAFESQLDMWVTDSSNQRDQNAVLIPSDHQGETFKGHRDRPCKQDHTTEQSEDQKRLYNSTFCFIPPNCRLGSFHLLQALKAGCIPVLLSRGWELPFSEVIDWGTAAIIIDERHLLQIKSALQELPPARVLALRQQTQFLWDAYFSSVEKIVHTTLEILRDRIFRAASRPWLLWNSPPGGLLVLPTFSTHLGDFPFYYLQRGSHPSDRFSALIWVGSLDPPPLKLIQEVAGSQHCAQILVLWSNDSPPPAQGKWPQTTVPLTVIERRKKKSDRFFPYSTISTDAILSLDAHSSLSTSEVDFAFVVWQSFPERIVGFQTRNHFWDETKGSWGYTDQRPNEFSVVLTAAAFYHRYYHNLFTHYLPVPLRDLVDELLACEDILMNFLVAEVTKLPPIKVPQRKPLQDVPSPQHPRVEQQSKKCMNTFASWFGRMPLVHSQLRLDPVLFKDQVSILRKKYRHLERL; this comes from the exons ATGCAGTCCAGGAGAAGGAAGCATCTTTGGCTGATACTTTCAGCCTCCTGGGTCATCCTTGTCCTTTTCGGGGCACCTCGGCTCAGACAGCTTGCCATCCCCCCTGGCCTGAGACCCAGGACGCTGACCCGATGGCCCCGATGGCTGGATCAGGAGCTTCTTCCAAGTTTTGTGGGACCTGAGGAGCTGACCCAAGACCCTTGCCCACCCTCCTGTAGTGCCCACCAGTGGTGGAGCCAGAGGCGTGGCTGCCTTATGGAGACATGCTTTGACACCTCCAAGTGCCAGATTCAAGACTTCAAGGTGTTTGTGTACCCCATTGGGCTGACTCAGCCCATCTCTGAAGTTCACCATAAAGTCCTGGCTTCCATTGAGGGCTCCCGATACCACACAGCCAACCCTGAGGAAGCTTGCCTCTTTATCCTCCCAGGGGATGCTCTAGGCCCCCAGCTGCTCCCACTGTGGAATGGAGGGCAGAatcatctcattttccatctccaCCCAGGCTCTTGGCCTGATCTGGGATTTGATCCCGGGCAAGCCATGGTGGCCAGAGCCAGCCCCACCCCAGAGACCTTCAGGTTTGGCTTTGatgtctccctccccctcttcccccagaACTACCCACAGAAGGGTGGGAGTCCAAGCCAACTGGCCTACTTTATTCCTCCTTCTGGAGAAGACCTGTTGGCCTTTGAGAGCCAGCTAGACATGTGGGTCACTGACTCTTCCAACCAACGGGATCAGAATGCTGTCTTGATCCCCAGTGATCACCAAGGTGAAACCTTCAAAGGACACAGGGACAGGCCATGTAAGCAGGACCACACCACTGAGCA GTCCGAGGATCAGAAACGTCTCTACAACTCTACCTTCTGTTTCATTCCCCCGAACTGCCGCCTGGGCTCCTTCCACCTCCTTCAGGCCCTGAAG GCAGGATGTATCCCTGTGCTACTGAGCAGGGGGTGGGAGCTTCCCTTCTCCGAGGTCATTGATTGGGGCACTGCAGCCATCATCATTGATGAGAGGCACCTGCTTCAG ATCAAGTCAGCCCTCCAAGAGCTGCCCCCTGCCCGGGTCCTTGCGCTCCGCCAGCAGACCCAGTTCTTGTGGGATGCCTACTTTTCTTCAGTAGAGAAGATTGTCCACACCACACTGGAG ATCCTCAGAGACCGCATCTTTAGAGCAGCCTCCCGGCCCTGGCTGCTGTGGAATTCGCCTCCTGGGGGGCTCCTGGTCCTGCCCACCTTCTCCACACATTTGGGAGACTTCCCCTTCTACTATCTACAACGAG GCTCCCATCCCTCTGACAGATTCAGTGCTCTGATCTGGGTGGGGTCCCTGGACCCGCCCCCCCTGAAGCTGATCCAGGAGGTGGCAGGCTCCCAGCATTGTGCCCAG ATTCTGGTCCTCTGGAGCAATGACAGTCCTCCTCCAGCCCAGGGAAAGTGGCCCCAGACGACCGTACCTTTGACGGTCattgaaaggaggaagaag AAGAGTGACCGGTTCTTCCCTTATAGCACCATCAGCACTGATGCCATCCTCAGCCTGGATGCCCACAGCAGCCTTTCAACCAGTGAG GTGGATTTTGCTTTTGTGGTGTGGCAGAGCTTCCCAGAAAGGATTGTGGGCTTCCAGACCCGGAACCACTTCTGGGATGAGACCAAGGGCTCCTGGGGCTACACAGACCAGAGGCCCAATGAGTTCTCAGTAGTACTCACAGCTGCTGCCTTCTACCACAG GTATTACCATAATCTCTTCACCCACTACCTGCCTGTCCCACTGAGGGACCTTGTGGATGAGCTCTTAGCCTGTGAAGATATCTTGATGAATTTCCTTGTGGCTGAAGTCACCAAGCTTCCCCCCATCAAAGTACCACAGCGAAAACCACTCCAGGACGTACCCTCTCCACAG CATCCCAGAGTTGAACAGCAATCAAAGAAGTGCATGAACACGTTTGCCTCCTGGTTTGGCCGCATGCCTCTGGTGCATTCACAGCTCCGCCTGGACCCTGTGCTCTTCAAGGACCAAGTGTCTATCCTACGGAAGAAGTATCGGCACTTGGAGAGACTTTAA